The following are encoded together in the Rana temporaria chromosome 12, aRanTem1.1, whole genome shotgun sequence genome:
- the LOC120919629 gene encoding uncharacterized protein LOC120919629 isoform X2: MPHGSTNWRGRPAHPLPGSQDRELGRSCQCHTLRVPSSSQAAGEETRRCHVPARLCHLVVTGSVQSTTGRRRIAPPPAASSATTTTTTTTTTTSTTVVVIIVSSLIRV, encoded by the exons ATGCCACATGGGAGCACAAACTG gagaGGGAGACCAGCCCATCCGTTACCCGGCTCGCAGGACAGGGAGCTAGGCCGCAGCTGCCAGTGCCACACACTCCGAGTCCCTTCATCATCACAGGCAGCAGGAGAGGAGACCCGCAGGTGCCACGTGCCAGCCAGACTCTGCCACCTTGTTGTGACAG GCTCAGTCCAGTCCACCACAGGCAGGAGGAGAATCGCTCCACCACCAGCAGCCAgcagtgccaccaccaccaccaccaccaccaccaccaccaccagcaccaccgTCGTCGTTATCATCGTATCATCATTAATCAG aGTTTGA
- the LOC120919629 gene encoding palmitoyltransferase ZDHHC5-A-like isoform X1 gives MPHGSTNWLERETSPSVTRLAGQGARPQLPVPHTPSPFIITGSRRGDPQVPRASQTLPPCCDRLSPVHHRQEENRSTTSSQQCHHHHHHHHHHHQHHRRRYHRIIINQVGKLINIIFHIILNNYVMKGLMSLSDNHQTIPLPFN, from the exons ATGCCACATGGGAGCACAAACTGGTTA gagaGGGAGACCAGCCCATCCGTTACCCGGCTCGCAGGACAGGGAGCTAGGCCGCAGCTGCCAGTGCCACACACTCCGAGTCCCTTCATCATCACAGGCAGCAGGAGAGGAGACCCGCAGGTGCCACGTGCCAGCCAGACTCTGCCACCTTGTTGTGACAG GCTCAGTCCAGTCCACCACAGGCAGGAGGAGAATCGCTCCACCACCAGCAGCCAgcagtgccaccaccaccaccaccaccaccaccaccaccaccagcaccaccgTCGTCGTTATCATCGTATCATCATTAATCAGGTAGGAAAACTAataaacatcatctttcacattatattaaATAACTATGTCATGAAAGGTTTAATGAGTTTAAGTGACAATCACCAGACCATACCATTGCCATTTAATTAA